In Allomuricauda ruestringensis DSM 13258, the following proteins share a genomic window:
- a CDS encoding NADPH-dependent FMN reductase has translation MAAILAFAGSNSSTSINFKLVQHTTSLVQNNDIQILNMAEHPFPMYSEDHEKEKGFPDAVVELKERIKSSNSLILSVNEHNGNPSAYFKNVLDWLSRIDRKFLEGTKVLLMSTSGGKRGGKGSLAVVENMLPRFGAEIVATFSLPSFYDNFSEEGILDETLKNEHQNALSTFLDSLKQ, from the coding sequence ATGGCTGCAATTTTGGCATTCGCCGGAAGCAATTCTTCAACTTCTATTAATTTTAAATTAGTCCAACACACCACTTCCCTAGTGCAAAATAATGATATTCAGATCCTCAACATGGCAGAGCACCCTTTTCCCATGTATAGCGAAGACCATGAAAAGGAAAAAGGGTTCCCGGATGCTGTGGTAGAATTGAAGGAGCGTATCAAAAGTTCAAATAGTCTTATATTATCGGTTAACGAACACAACGGAAACCCTTCGGCCTATTTTAAAAATGTATTGGATTGGCTTTCGCGAATAGATCGTAAGTTCTTGGAGGGCACCAAAGTATTATTGATGTCCACTTCAGGAGGAAAGCGGGGAGGCAAAGGTTCCTTGGCGGTTGTTGAAAATATGTTGCCGAGGTTTGGTGCGGAAATCGTAGCGACCTTTTCCTTGCCATCTTTTTATGATAATTTTAGTGAAGAGGGCATTTTGGACGAAACCTTAAAAAATGAACACCAAAATGCATTGAGCACTTTTTTGGATTCGTTAAAACAATAG
- a CDS encoding penicillin acylase family protein: MKKYKKILLVLAGFLLLVIIGIAIFINSLKPDYGGEKSLPGLSNEVTTYFDPYGIPHIYADNETDALRALGYVHAQDRLWQMELLRRVAKGRLSEVFGEDMIKTDKFFLSLGIADHTKETIAALDMQSEAIVLSQAYLDGINEFIKNGPTPIEFYLTGIEKEPFTIEDVYNAVGYMAFSFAMAHKTDPLLTSMRNKLGEEYINDLAISSDTSTVWIKNYNGVETDTLGTNITASVTAALDKLPIPQFEGSNSWVVAPQKTKNGKVILANDPHIGFAQPSVWYEAHVSTPTYEKYGYHLAGVPFPLLGHDRKLAYGLTMFENDDIDFYYEETHPSDSTKYKTVEGWKDYEFINKTIKVKDGDDVAFSYKKTHHGPVLNNIADQISGKRPISMSWIYTKPQNRVVHALYGLSHATNIKEFKSALPNIHAPGLNVMYGDAEGNVAWWATAKLYEMPDSLSTKFILDGTTGKEEPLRYLDFSENPMAENPPWNYVYSANNQPDSIAGMLYPGYYLPENRAKRIVQLLEVKDDWDKESISKMMLDVTSPVNTELITELIKLFDVTHLTNEQLVMVDSLKNWNGKYSLTSTSPTLYHRSLYFMIKNTMEDELGPEMFKQFLKTHLFKRQIAWGAKMENGKWWDNINTKEVTETRQDIIMKSFVDAWSSLVKDFGPDPSQWTWDKVHTLEHQHPFGQVASLRKYFNVGPFPVTGTREVINNLSFPYDSTGFYKVSSGPSTRRVIDFSDVENSISILPTGQSGNPFSKHYEDQAEMYVDGKFRKMMMNKHEIQETAESILIFR; the protein is encoded by the coding sequence GTGAAAAAGTACAAAAAGATTCTTCTTGTTCTTGCAGGATTTCTTCTACTTGTAATTATTGGCATAGCTATATTTATTAACAGCCTTAAACCAGATTATGGTGGAGAAAAATCTTTGCCAGGACTCTCCAATGAGGTAACAACTTATTTTGACCCCTACGGAATCCCCCATATTTATGCAGACAACGAAACAGATGCCCTAAGGGCATTGGGCTACGTACATGCCCAGGATAGATTATGGCAAATGGAATTGTTGCGAAGGGTGGCCAAAGGACGACTTTCCGAAGTTTTTGGTGAGGACATGATCAAAACCGACAAGTTTTTCCTGTCTTTGGGTATCGCCGACCATACCAAAGAAACAATAGCAGCATTGGACATGCAGAGTGAGGCCATAGTGCTTTCCCAAGCTTATTTGGATGGTATTAATGAGTTTATAAAAAATGGACCAACACCTATTGAGTTCTATTTGACAGGGATTGAAAAGGAGCCATTCACCATTGAAGATGTCTACAATGCCGTTGGATATATGGCGTTTAGTTTTGCCATGGCGCACAAAACGGACCCGTTATTGACAAGTATGCGCAATAAACTTGGTGAGGAGTATATTAATGACTTGGCCATAAGTTCGGATACTTCCACGGTTTGGATTAAAAACTATAACGGAGTCGAAACAGATACTTTGGGGACAAATATTACCGCAAGTGTAACGGCAGCTTTGGATAAACTTCCCATTCCGCAGTTCGAAGGGAGCAATAGCTGGGTGGTAGCCCCACAGAAGACCAAAAACGGTAAAGTAATTTTGGCCAACGACCCACATATAGGTTTTGCCCAACCTTCTGTTTGGTACGAGGCCCATGTAAGTACCCCGACCTATGAAAAATATGGATATCATTTGGCAGGAGTTCCTTTTCCGCTGCTAGGACATGATAGAAAACTAGCTTATGGCCTCACCATGTTCGAGAATGATGATATTGATTTTTATTACGAAGAAACCCATCCATCCGACAGTACTAAATACAAAACCGTAGAGGGTTGGAAGGATTATGAATTTATCAATAAAACCATCAAAGTAAAGGATGGGGATGATGTGGCCTTTAGCTATAAGAAAACACATCATGGCCCTGTTCTGAATAACATTGCCGACCAAATTTCGGGAAAACGCCCTATTTCTATGTCTTGGATTTATACCAAGCCACAAAATAGAGTGGTACATGCCTTATATGGTTTGAGTCATGCTACCAATATAAAGGAGTTTAAAAGTGCCTTGCCCAACATCCATGCACCAGGGCTTAATGTAATGTATGGCGATGCCGAAGGCAATGTGGCCTGGTGGGCTACGGCAAAACTTTACGAAATGCCCGATAGCTTATCTACCAAGTTTATTTTGGATGGAACCACAGGGAAAGAGGAGCCGCTACGTTATTTGGACTTTTCAGAAAATCCCATGGCCGAAAACCCACCATGGAATTATGTATATTCTGCGAACAATCAACCAGATTCTATTGCAGGAATGTTGTATCCGGGCTATTATTTGCCCGAGAACCGTGCCAAGCGAATAGTTCAACTACTCGAAGTAAAAGACGATTGGGACAAGGAGTCCATTTCAAAAATGATGCTGGATGTTACTTCGCCAGTAAACACGGAATTGATTACAGAATTGATCAAACTATTCGATGTAACTCATTTAACCAACGAACAGTTGGTAATGGTAGATTCTTTAAAGAATTGGAACGGAAAATACTCTTTAACGAGCACTAGTCCAACACTTTACCATAGATCACTCTATTTTATGATAAAGAATACCATGGAGGACGAGCTTGGGCCAGAAATGTTCAAACAGTTTTTAAAAACCCATTTGTTCAAAAGACAGATTGCTTGGGGAGCCAAAATGGAAAATGGGAAATGGTGGGACAACATAAACACTAAGGAGGTTACTGAAACAAGACAGGATATAATCATGAAATCATTTGTCGATGCTTGGAGTTCCCTTGTTAAGGATTTTGGGCCCGATCCCAGCCAATGGACTTGGGATAAAGTACACACTCTGGAGCACCAACATCCGTTTGGGCAAGTAGCTTCGCTCCGTAAATATTTTAATGTGGGGCCGTTTCCGGTTACAGGAACTCGTGAGGTTATCAATAACCTATCTTTCCCTTATGACAGTACAGGATTTTACAAAGTAAGTTCTGGTCCGTCCACAAGACGTGTCATTGATTTTTCGGATGTGGAGAACAGTATCAGCATATTGCCAACGGGACAATCTGGAAACCCGTTCAGCAAACATTATGAGGATCAAGCCGAAATGTATGTCGACGGGAAGTTCCGTAAAATGATGATGAACAAGCATGAAATTCAAGAAACTGCTGAGTCTATTTTAATCTTCCGTTAA
- a CDS encoding BspA family leucine-rich repeat surface protein: protein MKHIAKKLGVALMATIMIWSCGKDDGPTPPKNTAPVVKAHTFTVAETIADTETIGTVTATDAEGDALAFSIKTNDGNLFEITKEGKLSLATGKALDAASSDKHSITVSVTDGTAKADATVTIKVTAVDPDNQSPVIEAQEFTVSEAITDTDEIGQVAATDPEDDELTFEMIANDNDLFLLTTAGVLTLAEGKTLDFGTATEHSITVRVSDGNTTANAEITIKVTEGTTNSAPVIEAQEFTAKEDITDADVIGTVTATDADEDELTFELKENDNDLFLLNEAGELTLAEGKTLDYETATEHSITVSVTDGEDTAEATITITVENVIESMAEDPASFITTWKTETDGEEIEIGILGNYTYNYTIDWGDGTVEELTEADGYPNHTYTAAGTYTVAIQGEFPSFTFLGGVGTAEKLMSLEQWGNIQWKSFYYAFADCENMVYNATDAPDLFNVTDMSFMFDDATSFNGDISDWDVSNVTDMRYMFQGATSFNGDISGWDVSNVTSMYAMFYEATSFNGDLSAWGAKLGNVTSMRYMFKGATSFDQDLGGWDIGSVEDMTGMLDNSGMSKANLGSTFIGWNNYVEQNGGPEGITLGLENLAICLESEGFNAFQNLYDNHSWDYTGQYTFEECN from the coding sequence ATGAAACACATTGCAAAGAAATTAGGTGTTGCACTGATGGCCACCATCATGATCTGGAGCTGCGGCAAGGACGACGGCCCAACACCGCCCAAGAACACCGCCCCTGTGGTCAAGGCCCACACCTTTACGGTAGCGGAGACCATTGCGGACACCGAGACCATTGGCACGGTAACCGCCACCGATGCGGAGGGCGACGCCCTTGCCTTTAGCATTAAAACGAACGACGGCAACCTTTTTGAGATCACCAAGGAAGGCAAACTGAGCCTGGCCACGGGCAAGGCACTGGACGCAGCGAGCAGCGACAAGCACAGCATAACGGTGAGCGTAACCGACGGAACGGCCAAGGCCGATGCCACAGTGACCATAAAAGTGACCGCTGTTGACCCAGATAATCAGTCCCCCGTGATCGAGGCACAGGAATTTACAGTCTCCGAAGCGATTACCGATACCGATGAGATCGGGCAGGTAGCGGCCACCGACCCAGAGGATGACGAGCTTACCTTTGAGATGATCGCGAACGACAACGACCTCTTTCTACTGACCACGGCAGGGGTCCTGACCTTGGCCGAGGGCAAGACATTGGACTTTGGGACCGCCACCGAGCACAGCATAACGGTAAGGGTGAGCGATGGCAACACCACGGCCAATGCCGAGATTACCATAAAAGTGACCGAAGGCACCACCAACTCCGCCCCGGTGATCGAGGCACAGGAGTTCACCGCCAAGGAGGACATTACGGATGCCGATGTAATAGGCACGGTAACCGCCACCGATGCCGACGAGGACGAGCTCACTTTTGAGCTAAAGGAGAACGACAACGACCTCTTTTTGTTGAACGAAGCAGGGGAACTTACCTTGGCCGAGGGTAAGACTTTGGACTACGAGACCGCTACGGAGCACAGCATTACCGTGAGCGTAACCGATGGAGAGGACACCGCCGAGGCCACAATAACGATTACCGTGGAAAACGTAATAGAGAGCATGGCCGAGGACCCAGCCTCCTTTATCACCACTTGGAAGACCGAGACCGATGGGGAGGAGATAGAGATTGGAATACTTGGCAACTATACCTATAACTATACCATAGACTGGGGCGATGGCACGGTGGAAGAGCTTACCGAAGCGGATGGATATCCGAACCACACCTATACTGCGGCGGGCACCTATACCGTGGCCATACAGGGGGAGTTTCCTTCTTTCACCTTCCTTGGGGGTGTTGGAACAGCAGAAAAACTCATGAGCTTGGAGCAGTGGGGCAACATTCAATGGAAATCTTTTTATTACGCTTTTGCAGACTGTGAAAACATGGTGTACAATGCCACGGATGCCCCCGACCTTTTCAACGTAACTGATATGTCTTTCATGTTCGATGATGCTACGTCCTTTAATGGGGACATCAGTGACTGGGACGTGAGCAATGTGACTGATATGAGGTATATGTTCCAAGGAGCTACCTCCTTTAACGGGGACATCAGCGGATGGGATGTAAGCAATGTGACTAGTATGTATGCTATGTTCTATGAAGCCACTTCCTTTAACGGGGATTTAAGTGCTTGGGGTGCTAAGTTGGGCAATGTGACCAGTATGAGATATATGTTCAAAGGAGCCACTTCTTTTGATCAAGACCTTGGCGGTTGGGATATTGGCAGTGTTGAAGACATGACGGGTATGCTGGACAACTCTGGGATGTCCAAGGCCAATCTGGGCAGTACATTTATAGGATGGAACAATTATGTGGAGCAGAACGGAGGTCCCGAGGGCATCACATTGGGATTGGAGAATCTGGCCATCTGTTTGGAAAGCGAAGGGTTCAATGCTTTTCAGAACCTGTACGACAACCATTCATGGGATTATACGGGCCAATATACATTTGAGGAATGTAATTGA
- the tilS gene encoding tRNA lysidine(34) synthetase TilS has protein sequence MPFLKGKKLLLACSGGVDSVTLAHLCVAADLDIGLAHCNFTLRSDESDGDEVFVRQLATTLGIEVFVKQFETEQYAQTHRLSVQMAARELRYQWFSELLETKGFDYILTAHHANDSLETFLINLSRGTGIEGLSGIPEVNEQVVRPLLPFSQQEILAYAKSEKIAWREDSSNASTKYLRNKIRHQIVPVLKELHPTFLQNFLNTQNHLQQTNSLASNHLNELKSKLFEQRDGDIKISITALEKLQPLDAYLYGLFKDYGFTEWNDVKDLLSAMSGKQVVSKTHRLLKDRDFLILSEIKNTVNGTYLVHVDGTPSELPIKLKLENVETLEKQGRNVVFLDKEKLNFPLVLRNWEKGDYFYPFGMQGKKKLSKFFKDEKLDVISKEKQWLLCSSDNEIVWVVGKRADERFKVEDSTRQIIKITQLT, from the coding sequence ATGCCCTTTCTAAAGGGGAAAAAGCTCCTATTGGCCTGTAGTGGAGGCGTAGATAGTGTTACGTTGGCACATTTGTGTGTTGCTGCTGATTTGGATATTGGCTTGGCGCATTGCAATTTTACTTTACGCAGCGATGAGAGTGATGGAGATGAAGTTTTTGTGCGACAATTGGCAACTACATTGGGAATTGAGGTTTTTGTTAAGCAATTTGAGACTGAACAATATGCCCAAACCCACCGATTGTCCGTTCAAATGGCCGCTCGCGAACTACGTTACCAATGGTTTTCCGAGTTGTTGGAAACCAAAGGTTTCGACTATATTTTAACGGCTCACCATGCGAACGATAGTTTGGAGACCTTTTTGATCAACCTATCGCGCGGTACGGGAATCGAAGGCCTTTCCGGTATTCCTGAAGTGAACGAACAAGTGGTTCGTCCCTTATTGCCCTTTTCCCAACAAGAAATTTTGGCCTATGCCAAGTCGGAAAAGATTGCTTGGCGAGAGGACAGCAGCAATGCCAGTACCAAATACCTTCGGAACAAGATTCGTCATCAAATTGTGCCCGTTTTAAAAGAATTGCATCCCACTTTTTTACAAAATTTTCTGAACACCCAGAATCATTTGCAGCAAACCAATAGTTTGGCCTCTAATCATTTAAATGAATTAAAGTCCAAGTTGTTTGAGCAGCGAGATGGTGATATTAAAATTAGCATTACAGCACTGGAAAAGCTACAACCGTTGGATGCTTACCTGTATGGACTGTTCAAAGATTATGGGTTTACAGAATGGAACGATGTAAAAGACCTTTTGTCCGCCATGAGTGGAAAACAAGTAGTTTCCAAAACACACCGATTGTTGAAGGATAGGGATTTTCTGATTCTCTCTGAAATAAAGAACACGGTAAACGGGACATACCTTGTCCATGTAGATGGAACTCCATCCGAGTTGCCCATCAAACTAAAGCTGGAAAATGTTGAGACCCTAGAAAAACAGGGGCGAAATGTCGTATTTTTGGATAAGGAAAAGTTAAACTTTCCGTTAGTGTTAAGAAATTGGGAAAAAGGCGACTATTTTTATCCCTTCGGGATGCAGGGCAAGAAAAAACTGTCCAAGTTTTTTAAGGATGAAAAACTGGATGTGATTTCCAAAGAAAAGCAATGGCTACTTTGTTCCTCGGATAATGAAATTGTTTGGGTTGTAGGCAAAAGGGCCGACGAACGATTTAAGGTTGAGGATTCAACCCGACAAATAATAAAGATTACGCAGCTTACATGA
- a CDS encoding heparan-alpha-glucosaminide N-acetyltransferase domain-containing protein, producing MRLFCIFLARRTSKLPAKQVYRLNVNQMTAKNNRLFFIDAMRAWAILMMLQGHFIDGLLDPVFRDSSNSVYNVWLYFRGITAPVFFTVSGFIFTYLLIRVPQNGMENPRVSKGIRRGLQLLAIGYLLRLNLGGLFKGEIYNSFYLVDVLHCIGLSILGLIGIYLLTANRKKYVLPAVLISITLLLFLFERVYKDWTFAFLPDFIANYFTKANGSVFTIIPWFGYTTLGAFISVLFTRFKNYKYLYPAAIAIALAVGYFLIYQSSNVFKGLYEWTGLELFNLILSNNYLFIRLGNVLVVFAVFMILRRFMTNKTVLKIGASTLSIYVIHFVILYGSLTGLGLYRFFNHSLSPEIVVAGAFAFIIVCTFLSLQYNRYEANIKSQLAWGISYAKIQITDLKEASTPVLRELFIRVRLFLRRVFRTVRS from the coding sequence ATGCGACTATTTTGTATATTTTTGGCACGAAGAACATCCAAACTGCCTGCTAAACAAGTATATAGGTTGAATGTAAACCAAATGACAGCCAAGAACAACAGGTTATTTTTTATAGACGCCATGCGTGCATGGGCCATTTTGATGATGCTGCAAGGGCACTTCATCGATGGTTTGTTGGATCCTGTTTTTAGGGACTCAAGCAATTCTGTTTACAATGTTTGGCTTTATTTTAGAGGAATTACCGCTCCTGTTTTCTTTACCGTTTCTGGCTTTATATTTACGTATTTATTGATTCGGGTTCCACAAAACGGAATGGAAAACCCTAGGGTTTCCAAAGGTATTCGTCGTGGACTACAGCTATTGGCCATTGGTTACTTACTACGCTTGAATCTTGGAGGTCTCTTTAAAGGTGAAATTTACAATTCGTTTTATTTGGTAGATGTGCTCCATTGCATCGGGCTCTCCATTCTAGGTCTTATTGGCATATATTTGCTCACCGCCAATAGGAAAAAATATGTGCTTCCTGCTGTTCTGATCAGCATCACCTTGTTGCTTTTTCTGTTCGAACGGGTTTACAAGGATTGGACTTTCGCTTTTTTACCTGATTTTATCGCCAATTATTTCACCAAGGCCAATGGTTCTGTGTTTACCATCATTCCTTGGTTTGGATATACTACTTTGGGTGCCTTTATCTCGGTGCTTTTTACGCGATTTAAAAACTATAAATATTTATACCCTGCAGCGATTGCCATAGCGTTGGCGGTTGGCTATTTTTTAATATACCAATCTTCCAATGTTTTTAAAGGACTTTATGAATGGACCGGGTTGGAATTATTCAACTTAATACTCTCCAATAACTATTTATTTATCCGTTTGGGCAATGTGCTCGTTGTTTTTGCCGTATTTATGATCCTTCGCCGATTTATGACGAACAAAACAGTTCTGAAAATTGGTGCAAGTACACTTTCCATCTACGTGATTCACTTTGTTATACTTTATGGAAGCTTAACGGGATTGGGGCTGTACCGTTTCTTTAACCATTCACTTTCGCCTGAAATAGTGGTTGCAGGCGCTTTCGCTTTTATAATCGTTTGTACATTTTTATCATTACAATACAACCGATACGAAGCAAATATCAAATCACAGCTTGCTTGGGGCATTTCTTATGCCAAAATCCAGATTACCGACTTGAAAGAGGCCTCCACCCCTGTGCTACGAGAGCTTTTTATTAGAGTTAGACTATTCCTCAGAAGAGTTTTCCGCACGGTAAGAAGCTAA
- a CDS encoding protein-disulfide reductase DsbD family protein — protein MRLLVLFLGLFFINLTTFAQTNENPAVWTHEVHKLSDTEYELVFKGKIMDGWHVYSQYTAEGGSLPSEFSFEEVGEDYELIGKTEESETIKEYSDIFEVEETFFKKEAIFTQKIKLLDPEVNQISVNLFYQICKEVCIPADELFQISLDGSGFVAEETSLDERSVALGESLKLDLKNKNLLNQNGVSDSEGKSNLWVIFGLGFIGGLIALLTPCVFPMIPLTVSFFTKQTQNKSKGIGNALLYGFFIVLIYFLLSLPFHLFNSVDSQILNTIATNIWLNVFFFVIFVFFAFSFFGYYELTLPSSWANKMDSASSKVGGGLGVFFMALTLAIVSFSCTGPILGGLLGSTTLAEGNVATNLTSGMVGFGLALALPFALFAMFPAWLNSLPKSGGWMTTVKVVLGFLELALAFKFLSNADLVGNWGIFKREIFVVIWVVLFVLMTLYLFGIFRFPHDGPRKNLSPARKIVGLLSFAFSVYLILGLFNFTQLKLLSGFPPPSFYSVVETESDCPLGLDCFKDFEEGVAYAQEVNKPILLDFTGWACVNCRKMEENVWSDPDIYPIIKEDYVLISLYVDDRKELPEAQQFDFKYDSGRVKAIETIGQKWGTFQTINFNAASQPYYVLLSPNLEILNEAVQYVDIETYEKWLKSGLEKHHLSMNK, from the coding sequence ATGAGACTATTAGTACTCTTTTTAGGATTATTCTTCATCAATTTAACCACATTCGCCCAAACGAATGAGAATCCAGCAGTTTGGACCCACGAAGTACATAAACTGTCCGATACCGAATACGAGCTGGTGTTCAAGGGCAAGATTATGGACGGGTGGCACGTGTATTCACAATACACCGCCGAAGGAGGTTCCTTACCCAGCGAATTTTCTTTTGAAGAAGTAGGCGAGGACTATGAACTTATTGGTAAAACCGAAGAAAGTGAGACCATAAAAGAGTACAGCGATATTTTTGAGGTAGAAGAGACATTTTTTAAGAAAGAGGCCATATTCACCCAGAAAATAAAATTACTCGACCCAGAGGTCAATCAGATTTCAGTAAACCTCTTTTATCAAATTTGTAAGGAGGTTTGCATTCCTGCAGACGAACTTTTTCAGATTTCGTTGGATGGGAGTGGTTTTGTTGCCGAAGAAACATCCTTGGATGAACGAAGTGTGGCTTTGGGGGAGTCCCTCAAATTGGATTTAAAGAACAAAAACCTCTTGAATCAAAATGGAGTATCCGATTCCGAAGGAAAGTCCAACTTATGGGTAATTTTTGGATTGGGATTCATTGGAGGACTTATTGCATTGTTGACACCCTGTGTGTTTCCCATGATTCCATTAACGGTTTCCTTTTTCACCAAACAAACCCAGAACAAGTCTAAGGGAATAGGCAATGCTTTATTGTACGGATTCTTTATCGTTTTAATTTATTTCTTGTTGAGTTTGCCGTTCCACTTGTTTAATTCGGTGGATTCACAGATATTGAATACCATAGCCACCAATATTTGGCTCAACGTATTCTTCTTTGTCATTTTTGTATTCTTTGCCTTTTCGTTTTTTGGGTATTACGAATTAACCTTGCCCAGCTCATGGGCCAATAAAATGGATTCCGCATCATCCAAAGTAGGAGGGGGACTGGGCGTCTTTTTTATGGCATTGACCTTGGCGATTGTATCTTTTTCGTGTACAGGACCCATTTTGGGCGGGCTTTTAGGTAGTACAACCCTTGCCGAAGGCAATGTGGCTACAAACTTAACATCGGGAATGGTTGGTTTTGGTTTGGCTTTGGCCTTGCCATTTGCTTTGTTCGCTATGTTCCCGGCTTGGTTGAATTCCTTGCCAAAATCTGGCGGTTGGATGACCACCGTTAAAGTAGTGCTTGGCTTTTTGGAGCTGGCCTTGGCTTTCAAATTCCTATCAAATGCTGATTTAGTAGGAAACTGGGGCATTTTTAAACGAGAAATATTTGTGGTGATATGGGTAGTGCTCTTTGTTTTGATGACATTATACCTCTTCGGAATCTTTAGATTTCCGCACGATGGACCCAGGAAAAATTTGTCACCAGCCAGAAAAATAGTAGGCTTGTTAAGCTTTGCTTTTAGCGTTTACTTGATTCTTGGTCTTTTCAATTTCACCCAATTAAAATTGCTGAGTGGTTTTCCTCCACCAAGTTTTTACAGCGTTGTGGAAACAGAAAGCGATTGTCCGTTAGGATTGGATTGCTTCAAGGATTTTGAGGAAGGCGTGGCTTATGCGCAAGAGGTAAATAAACCCATTTTGCTCGACTTTACGGGCTGGGCCTGCGTTAATTGCAGAAAGATGGAAGAAAATGTGTGGAGCGACCCTGATATTTACCCCATCATCAAAGAGGATTACGTGTTGATTTCCCTTTATGTAGATGATAGAAAGGAACTTCCAGAAGCACAACAATTCGACTTTAAATATGATTCAGGAAGGGTAAAAGCCATTGAAACCATTGGTCAAAAATGGGGAACATTCCAGACGATCAATTTTAATGCGGCATCGCAGCCGTATTATGTGCTGCTTTCCCCAAATTTGGAGATTTTGAACGAAGCGGTACAGTATGTGGATATTGAAACTTATGAGAAATGGTTGAAATCTGGTTTGGAAAAACACCATCTTTCCATGAATAAATAA
- a CDS encoding anthranilate synthase component I family protein has product MRTHRSFKINSLLQSKKALLQWSRAYQSVIWLDSNSHRDKYSSFEACLAVGASQVLMGVDELQTFVDQQKDWVFGYFSYDFKNELEDLISENLDVLGFPMLQFYQPKKIIIIDEGQLHFKYLNAYAHEIEADYTEIINFQQMDFSKQLNDPIKIKMRIHKDAYFEKANRFLEHIHRGDIYEANFCQEFYAEDISIDPWYTHHKLNSISEPPFAAFVRLRDKYLICASPERYIKKMGQKVISQPIKGTAPRGNDEEDDQRIKKELSQDEKERSENIMITDLVRNDLSKSALKGSVQVEELCKPYTFKQVHQLISTVVSTVPKDKNSIELIKETFPMGSMTGAPKISAMKIIEDLEETKRGLYSAAVGYFDPNGDFDFNVVIRSILYNATKKYVSFSVGSAITAKSDPEKEYEECLLKAKAMRTVLEERG; this is encoded by the coding sequence TTGCGAACACACCGTTCCTTTAAGATAAATTCCCTTTTACAAAGTAAAAAGGCGCTGCTCCAATGGTCTAGGGCTTATCAGAGCGTAATTTGGTTGGATAGCAACTCGCACCGAGATAAATATTCCAGTTTCGAAGCCTGCCTAGCTGTTGGTGCATCTCAAGTATTGATGGGTGTTGATGAGCTTCAAACCTTTGTGGATCAGCAAAAGGATTGGGTTTTTGGGTATTTTTCCTATGATTTTAAAAATGAATTGGAAGATTTGATTTCCGAAAATTTAGATGTTCTTGGATTTCCAATGCTGCAATTTTATCAACCCAAAAAAATTATAATTATTGATGAAGGCCAGCTTCATTTTAAGTATTTGAACGCTTATGCCCACGAAATTGAAGCTGATTATACTGAAATCATCAATTTTCAGCAAATGGATTTCTCGAAACAGCTGAACGACCCCATCAAAATTAAAATGCGGATCCACAAGGATGCCTATTTTGAAAAAGCCAACCGTTTTTTGGAGCATATCCACCGTGGCGACATTTATGAAGCTAATTTTTGTCAGGAATTTTATGCAGAAGATATTTCCATTGACCCTTGGTATACCCATCATAAATTGAACAGTATTTCCGAACCGCCGTTTGCAGCATTTGTTAGGTTAAGGGATAAGTATTTGATATGTGCTTCACCCGAACGGTACATTAAAAAAATGGGGCAAAAAGTGATTTCACAACCCATAAAAGGAACTGCGCCACGTGGAAATGATGAAGAGGATGATCAAAGAATCAAAAAAGAATTATCCCAAGATGAAAAAGAGCGCTCAGAAAACATCATGATTACGGATTTGGTCCGCAACGATTTGTCCAAAAGCGCTTTAAAGGGTTCTGTGCAAGTCGAAGAACTCTGTAAGCCATACACTTTTAAGCAAGTACATCAATTGATCTCCACCGTAGTTTCAACGGTTCCAAAGGATAAGAATTCCATAGAACTGATTAAAGAAACTTTCCCCATGGGCAGTATGACGGGTGCTCCGAAGATTTCAGCAATGAAAATCATTGAAGATTTGGAGGAAACCAAACGAGGTTTGTACAGCGCAGCTGTCGGTTATTTTGATCCAAACGGAGATTTTGATTTTAACGTAGTAATTCGGAGTATTCTGTACAATGCAACAAAAAAGTATGTGTCCTTTTCTGTTGGAAGTGCCATCACCGCAAAATCTGACCCAGAAAAGGAATATGAAGAATGCCTGCTTAAAGCCAAAGCTATGCGAACAGTTTTGGAGGAAAGGGGATGA